A window from Podospora bellae-mahoneyi strain CBS 112042 chromosome 1 map unlocalized CBS112042p_1, whole genome shotgun sequence encodes these proteins:
- a CDS encoding uncharacterized protein (EggNog:ENOG503P750; COG:S), which yields MARQGDEQLDMDQIDMSMTFSPAHEVGISCGTVTIDPGRAKVLIIWNNRLQIHQLPKGRRNIEEHWFDTALRETHEETGFTATPLALKVPTRAQLPKRALPNKGKGYKKPEILWDHVSREFIGTCSYPDPQSKSPSFKTVYYWAATCDSTSTPDKDTQDEGENLVPKWIDLVDIEKFLRFGAEVAVVKKAVADMKRSGHKIGEQ from the coding sequence ATGGCTCGCCAGGGTGATGAGCAGTTGGATATGGACCAGATTGACATGAGCATGACGTTTAGTCCGGCGCACGAGGTTGGAATATCCTGCGGCACCGTAACAATCGACCCTGGGAGAGCGAAGGTCCTCATCATCTGGAACAACCGCCTTCAGATCCATCAACTCCCGAAAGGCAGAAGGAACATTGAAGAGCACTGGTTCGACACAGCCCTCAGGGAGACGCACGAGGAGACCGGGTTTACGGCTACGCCTTTGGCACTCAAGGTTCCCACGAGAGCCCAACTGCCGAAAAGGGCCCTCCCcaacaagggcaagggctACAAGAAGCCAGAGATTCTTTGGGACCACGTTAGCAGGGAGTTCATCGGGACATGCTCCTACCCCGATCCTCAGTCCAAGTCACCATCCTTCAAGACGGTGTACTACTGGGCAGCCACATGTGACTCCACCTCGACACCCGATAAGGACACgcaggatgagggagagaaCCTGGTGCCAAAATGGATCGACCTGGTTGATATCGAGAAGTTTCTTCGATTCGGGGCTGAGGTTGCcgtggtgaagaaggcggtggcggaCATGAAGCGGTCCGGCCATAAGATTGGCGAACAGTGA
- a CDS encoding uncharacterized protein (EggNog:ENOG503NW18; COG:E; COG:I) produces the protein MATPSTSRALLRTAPPRAILSVPRRQFGRLSKANLGCPSLTSSPRPLSTPLPTSSYLLQTTRHYASSKHPEGFTPPTPADLSELRTTVQEFVRRSLPETLASETDKSNQFPPDMWLKLGEAGLLGITADPAVGGLGLGYQAHCIVMEELSRASGSIALSYAAHSQLCVNQLQLNGSREQKEKFLPDLIAGTKVGALAMSESGSGSDVVSMRTRAKEVDGGYVLNGSKMWITNGPDADIVIVYAKTVPDGGSKGITAFIVETDKAEGFECLRKLDKMGMRGSNTGELVFENVFVPKENVLGKVNGGVRVLMEGLDLERLVLSAGPLGLMQAALDVALPYAHGRKQFGTPIAQFQFMQGKLADMYTKLQASRAYTYATAKAVDEQADIRTQDCAGAILYAAERATECALDAIQILGGMGYTEEMPASRILRDAKLYEIGAGTSEVRRMVIGRAFNKEYAHLAN, from the coding sequence ATGGCAACTCCTTCCACGTCCCGCGCGCTGTTGCGCACAGCACCCCCCCGAGCCATCCTCTCAGTTCCCCGCCGCCAGTTTGGCCGTCTCTCCAAAGCCAACCTCGGTTGCCCCTCCTTAACAAGCTCCCCAAGACCGCTCTCAACCCCCTTACCAACATCCTCatacctcctccaaaccacCCGCCACTatgcctcctccaaacaTCCCGAGGGcttcacccccccaacccccgccgACCTCTCCGAACTCCGCACCACGGTGCAAGAATTTGTCCGCCGCTCTCTCCCCGAAACCCTCGCGTCCGAAACCGACAAGTCCAACCAGTTCCCCCCCGACATGTGGCTCAAGCTGGGAGAGGCCGGTCTGCTAGGTATAACCGCCGATCCTGCCGTCGGCGGCCTAGGCCTGGGTTACCAAGCCCACTGCATCGTCATGGAGGAGCTCTCCCGCGCTTCGGGGTCCATCGCCCTCTCCTACGCCGCCCACTCCCAGCTGTGCGTCAACCAGCTTCAGCTTAATGGCTCAAgggaacaaaaagaaaagttcTTGCCTGATCTGATTGCGGGGACAAAGGTTGGCGCCCTGGCCATGAGTGAGAGCGGGTCGGGCAGTGATGTTGTTTCTATGCGGACGAGGGCTAAGGAGGTGGACGGGGGTTACGTCCTCAACGGAAGCAAAATGTGGATCACCAATGGCCCAGACGCAGACATAGTTATTGTCTACGCCAAGACTGTGCCTGATGGGGGATCAAAGGGCATCACGGCATTCATCGTCGAAACGGACAAGGCAGAGGGCTTCGAGTGCCTGAGGAAGCTGGACAAGATGGGTATGAGGGGTTCCAACACGGGAGAGCTCGTGTTTGAGAATGTCTTCGTCCCCAAGGAGAACGTTCTGGGCAAAGTCAACGGCGGGGTTAGGGTTCTGATGGAGGGACTGGACCTCGAGAGATTGGTTCTTTCTGCTGGACCACTGGGCTTGATGCAGGCCGCTTTGGACGTTGCGCTGCCCTATGCCCACGGCCGCAAGCAGTTCGGCACGCCTATCGCCCAGTTCCAGTTTATGCAAGGGAAGCTGGCCGACATGTACACCAAGCTCCAGGCCTCGAGGGCGTACACCTATGCCACGGCCAAGGCGGTTGACGAGCAGGCCGATATCCGCACCCAGGACTGCGCGGGTGCCATCCTCTATGCCGCGGAAAGGGCGACCGAGTGCGCGCTGGATGCGATCCAAATCCTGGGCGGAATGGGCTACACGGAGGAGATGCCCGCTTCGAGAATCTTGCGGGATGCGAAGCTGTATGAGATTGGAGCGGGAACATCCGAGGTCAGGCGGATGGTGATCGGACGCGCCTTCAACAAGGAGTATGCCCATCTGGCCAACTAG
- the MCCC2 gene encoding Methylcrotonoyl-CoA carboxylase beta chain, mitochondrial (EggNog:ENOG503NVWD; COG:E; COG:I) yields the protein MLIVGSVSAQGRGKPLSRVSVSLCSRSPTPILTHLLHLFCFSGCSFCATALSHHLQRHRISVASMLPQISRQLSRQCRRPRLLRPTPHPSSPGTPRCCSRTVATFTTPHQSSSISVIPTAVDPSSPEYLENTKLMSAAMSRLDSLTRKAHQGGPAKAKEKHLARKKMLPRDRITALIDPGSTFLELSPLAGHELYPEAEVPCGGIITGVGVVEGVECVIVANDSTVKGGTYYPITVKKHLRAQEVAKENNLPCIYLVDSGGANLPHQSDVFPDREHFGRIFYNQARMSAAGVPQIAVVMGPCTAGGAYVPAMSDESIIVQEQGHIFLAGPPLVKAATGEVVSPEELGGGKMHSSVSGVTDYLAVDDAHAVVLARRCVSNLNWPKKTALVKTYEEPVYDPEELLGIASTNLRKPLPIHEVIARIVDGSKFSEFKRDFGTTLVTGFAEIYGHKVGIVANNGILFSSSSLKGAHFIELCSQRGIPLVFLQNISGFMVGKDAEREGIAKNGAKLVTAVACADVPKFTVVVGGSYGAGNYGMCGRAYSPRFLWMWPNARVGVMGGEQLAKVMETVGKGVDEGLKDRIEKESDSVFSSARLWDDGVIPPQHTRRYLGLGLNAAMGGRNDVQAGATKFGVFRM from the exons ATGCTGATCGTGGGCTCCGTGTCTGCCCAGGGCCGCGGTAAACCGCTGAGCCGCGTGTCTGTTTCGCTTTGCTCTCGATCCCCTACGCCAATTCTCACCCATCTTCTGCACCTGTTCTGCTTCAGTGGCTGTTCCTTTTGCGCAACAGCTCTatcccaccatctccaacgtcATCGCATCTCCGTCGCAAGCATGCTCCCCCAAATATCGCGACAATTGAGTCGCCAATGCCGgcgccctcgccttctccgtccaaccccccatccctcgTCACCAGGAACACCACGGTGCTGCAGCAGGACGGTAGcaaccttcaccaccccccaccaatcctcctccatctccgtcatccccaccgccgtcgacccctcctcccccgaatACCTCGAAAACACCAAGCTCATGTCTGCCGCCATGTCCCGCCTCGACTCCCTCACCCGCAAAGCTCACCAGGGCGGTCCCGCAAAGGCAAAGGAAAAGCACCTCGCCAGAAAGAAGATGCTCCCCCGCGACAGGATCACGGCTTTGATCGACCCGGGCAGCACCTTTCTTGAACTTTCCCCCCTGGCCGGTCACGAGCTCTAccccgaggccgaggtgcCGTGCGGCGGTATCATCACCGGagtgggtgttgttgagggagtggAGTGCGTAATCGTTGCCAACGACAGCACCGTCAAGGGAGGGACATACTACCCTATCACGGTCAAAAAGCATCTTCGTGCGCAGGAGGTGGCAAAGGAGAACAACCTCCCGTGCATATACCTTGTTGATTCTGGAGGAGCGAACCTGCCGCACCAGTCGGATGTGTTCCCGGACAGGGAGCATTTCGGACGGATCTTCTACAACCAGGCGAGGATGTCCGCTGCGGGGGTTCCACAGATTGCCGTGGTGATGGGGCCTTGCACTGCGGGAGGGGCGTATGTACCGGCCATGAGTGACGAGAGTATCATTGTGCAGGAGCAGGGTCACATCTTTCTTGCGGGGCCGCCGTTGGTCAAGGCGGCaacgggggaggtggtgagcccggaggagctgggggggggaaagatGCATAGTAGCGTGAGTGGTGTGACGGATTACTTGGCGGTGGATGATGCCCATGCTGTTgtgctggcgaggaggtgcGTGAGTAACCTCAACTGGCCCAAGAAGACCGCACTGGTGAAGACGTATGAGGAGCCGGTGTATGATCCGGAGGAGCTGCTGGGGATTGCGAGCACCAACCTCAGAAAGCCACTGCCGATCCATGAGGTTATTGCACGGATTGTGGACGGCAGCAAGTTTAGCGAGTTCAAGAGGGACTTTGGGACCACGCTGGTGACGGGCTTCGCCGAGATTTACGGGCACAAGGTTGGCATTGTGGCCAATAACGGGATTCTGTTCAGCAGTTCGTCGCTGAAGGGGGCGCATTTCATTGAGTTGTGCTCTCAGAGGGGGATCCCGCTGGTGTTTTTGCAGAACATCAGTGGGTTCATGGTTGGTAAGGatgcggagagggaggggattgCGAAGAACGGCGCGAAGCTGGTCACGGCGGTGGCGTGCGCGGATGTGCCCAAGTttacggtggtggtgggaggtaGTTATGGTGCGGGCAACTATGGCATGTGCGGGCGGGCGTACTCGCCGAGGTTCTTGTGGATGTGGCCGAATGCGAGGGTGGGCgtgatgggtggtgagcaGCTCGCCAaggtgatggagacggttgggaagggggtggatgaggggttgaaggacaGGATCGAGAAAGAGAGTGATAGTGTTTTCTCGAGTGCGAGGTTGTGG GATGACGGTGTCATTCCACCACAGCATACCAGGAGATACCTAGGCCTGGGACTGAACGCCGCGATGGGAGGCAGGAACGATGTCCAGGCTGGTGCTACGAAGTTTGGTGTTTTCAGAATGTAA